Proteins co-encoded in one Streptomyces sp. NBC_01283 genomic window:
- the aceE gene encoding pyruvate dehydrogenase (acetyl-transferring), homodimeric type, giving the protein MTDPSAIQPSELDQLPDRDPEETAEWQASLDAVTQAAGPHRAAYLMRRTLERAEGAGLALPKLLETDYVNTIPTSAEPAIEGDEAMEQRIAAWNRWNAAAMVTRGSKHGVGGHIATFASAAWLYETGFNHFFKGKEGDGSGDQLYIQGHASPGIYARAFLDGRLNETHLDNFRQESGGNGLPSYPHPRRLPWLWEFPTVSMGLGPLSAIYQARFNRYLTNRNIKDVSPSHVWAFLGDGEMDEPESTAALALAAREGLDNLTYVINCNLQRLDGPVRANFRVVQELEAQFRGAGWNVIKVLWGNAWDELFQLDTNGALVRRLREVPDAQFQTYATRDAAYIREHFFGSEPALVELGKLLSDDKISECFHLSRGGHEARKVYAAYRAALTHKGAPTVILAQTVKGFTLGKGFESKNANHQMKKLTVDEFKDMRDLLELPISDSDFVDGQVPYGHPGADSPEVRYLQERRAALGGPAPARRTQPLAPLPAPADKSFASFDKGSGSQSIATTMAFVRLVKDLIRDKETGKRWVPIVPDEARTFGMESLFPSLGIYSPKGQTYEPVDRDQLMYYREAKDGQILNEGITEAGSMADFIAASSSYATHGEAMIPFYIFYSMFGWQRTADQMWQLGDQLGRGFLVGATAGRTTLTGEGLQHADGHSPVIAATNPAAMSYDPAFAYEVAAIVKDGLRRMYGEAAPGEDQNVFYYLTVYNEPMPQPAKPAGVDEGIIKGLYRFNTAETAGLSPAANASRIQLIGSGTAIHWTLAAQKMLAEEWGVAADVWSATSWTELRRDALEADEAILRGEERIPYVRTALEGAQGPVLAVSDYMRQVPDQIAQWVEQDYSSLGADGFGISDTRDAARRHFGIDAESIVVASLAQLARRGEVPASAVKEARAKYGL; this is encoded by the coding sequence ATGACCGACCCCTCCGCAATCCAGCCGAGCGAGCTCGACCAGCTCCCGGACCGCGACCCCGAGGAGACCGCCGAATGGCAGGCCTCCCTGGACGCCGTTACCCAGGCGGCCGGGCCGCACCGAGCCGCATACCTGATGCGGCGCACGCTGGAGCGCGCCGAGGGCGCGGGCCTGGCGCTGCCCAAGCTCCTTGAGACCGACTACGTCAACACCATCCCCACCTCCGCCGAGCCGGCGATCGAGGGCGACGAGGCGATGGAGCAGCGGATCGCCGCGTGGAACCGCTGGAACGCGGCCGCGATGGTGACCCGGGGCAGCAAGCACGGCGTCGGCGGCCACATCGCCACCTTCGCCTCGGCCGCCTGGCTGTACGAGACGGGCTTCAACCACTTCTTCAAGGGCAAGGAGGGGGACGGTTCCGGCGACCAGCTGTACATCCAGGGCCACGCCTCCCCCGGCATCTACGCCCGCGCGTTCCTCGACGGCCGTCTGAACGAGACGCACCTCGACAACTTCCGCCAGGAGTCGGGCGGCAACGGCCTCCCCTCCTACCCGCACCCGCGCCGTCTGCCCTGGCTGTGGGAGTTCCCGACCGTCTCGATGGGCCTCGGCCCGCTGTCGGCGATCTACCAGGCGCGGTTCAACCGCTACCTCACCAACCGCAACATCAAGGACGTCTCCCCGTCGCACGTGTGGGCGTTCCTCGGTGACGGCGAGATGGACGAGCCCGAGTCGACGGCAGCCCTCGCGCTGGCCGCCCGTGAGGGTCTCGACAACCTCACGTACGTCATCAACTGCAACCTGCAGCGCCTCGACGGCCCGGTCCGCGCCAACTTCCGCGTGGTGCAGGAACTGGAGGCCCAGTTCCGCGGCGCCGGCTGGAACGTCATCAAGGTCCTGTGGGGCAACGCCTGGGACGAGCTGTTCCAGCTCGACACGAACGGCGCCCTGGTCCGCCGCCTCCGCGAGGTGCCGGACGCACAGTTCCAGACGTACGCGACGCGCGACGCCGCCTACATCCGCGAGCACTTCTTCGGCTCCGAGCCCGCGCTCGTCGAGCTGGGCAAGCTGCTGAGCGACGACAAGATCAGCGAGTGCTTCCACCTCTCGCGCGGCGGCCACGAGGCCCGCAAGGTCTACGCGGCCTACCGTGCGGCGCTCACCCACAAGGGTGCGCCGACCGTGATCCTCGCGCAGACGGTCAAGGGCTTCACGCTGGGCAAGGGCTTCGAGTCCAAGAACGCCAACCACCAGATGAAGAAGCTCACGGTGGACGAGTTCAAGGACATGCGTGACCTCCTTGAGCTGCCCATCTCGGACAGCGACTTCGTCGACGGCCAGGTGCCCTACGGCCACCCGGGCGCCGACTCCCCCGAGGTCCGCTACCTCCAGGAGCGCCGTGCCGCGCTCGGCGGTCCGGCCCCGGCCCGCCGCACGCAGCCGCTCGCGCCGCTGCCCGCCCCGGCCGACAAGTCGTTCGCCTCGTTCGACAAGGGCTCCGGCTCGCAGTCGATCGCGACGACCATGGCGTTCGTACGTCTCGTCAAGGACCTGATCCGCGACAAGGAGACCGGCAAGCGCTGGGTGCCGATCGTCCCCGACGAGGCGCGCACCTTCGGCATGGAGTCGCTCTTCCCGTCCCTCGGCATCTACTCGCCCAAGGGCCAGACGTACGAGCCGGTCGACCGCGACCAGCTCATGTACTACCGCGAGGCGAAGGACGGCCAGATCCTCAACGAGGGGATCACCGAGGCCGGTTCGATGGCGGACTTCATCGCCGCGTCGTCGTCGTACGCGACGCACGGCGAAGCCATGATCCCGTTCTACATCTTCTACTCGATGTTCGGCTGGCAGCGGACCGCCGACCAGATGTGGCAGCTCGGCGACCAGCTCGGCCGCGGCTTCCTCGTCGGCGCCACCGCCGGTCGTACGACGCTGACGGGTGAGGGTCTGCAGCACGCGGACGGTCACTCGCCGGTGATCGCCGCGACGAACCCCGCCGCCATGTCGTACGACCCCGCGTTCGCCTACGAGGTCGCGGCGATCGTCAAGGACGGTCTGCGCCGGATGTACGGCGAGGCCGCCCCCGGTGAGGACCAGAACGTCTTCTACTACCTCACCGTCTACAACGAGCCGATGCCGCAGCCCGCGAAGCCCGCGGGTGTCGACGAGGGCATCATCAAGGGCCTGTACCGCTTCAACACGGCCGAGACGGCGGGGCTCTCCCCCGCCGCCAACGCCTCGCGCATCCAGCTCATCGGTTCGGGTACGGCCATCCACTGGACCCTTGCCGCGCAGAAGATGCTCGCCGAGGAGTGGGGTGTGGCCGCCGACGTGTGGTCCGCGACCTCCTGGACCGAGCTGCGCCGCGACGCCCTGGAGGCGGACGAGGCGATCCTGCGCGGCGAGGAGCGGATCCCGTACGTGCGCACGGCGCTGGAAGGCGCGCAGGGGCCCGTCCTTGCCGTCTCCGACTACATGCGCCAGGTGCCGGACCAGATCGCGCAGTGGGTCGAGCAGGACTACTCGTCGCTCGGTGCGGACGGCTTCGGCATCTCGGACACGCGTGACGCGGCCCGTCGCCACTTCGGCATCGACGCCGAGTCGATCGTCGTGGCCTCGCTCGCGCAGCTCGCCCGTCGTGGTGAGGTGCCCGCTTCCGCGGTGAAGGAAGCGCGGGCCAAGTACGGTCTGTAG
- a CDS encoding GntR family transcriptional regulator yields the protein MTAPVVHSLREQIREHIVEGIVSGRWQPGERIVERRIAVELEVSQTPVREALRELETLRLIESAPNKGVRVRNLTAADLEESYPVRAGLEAIAAELAAESLAVDCSALEPHVEALYEADRAADGTSQVRHTVGFHRELVRAAHNSVLLHTWEGLGIEVFTALSIRWLGTVQQSYAEEHEALVSAFRRRDPAIAELVKAHVLGCAPRA from the coding sequence ATGACCGCGCCCGTCGTTCACTCGCTGCGCGAACAGATCCGCGAGCACATCGTGGAGGGGATCGTCAGCGGGCGCTGGCAGCCGGGCGAGCGGATCGTGGAGCGGCGCATCGCCGTCGAGCTCGAGGTCTCGCAGACCCCCGTGCGCGAGGCACTGCGTGAGCTGGAGACGCTGCGGCTCATCGAGTCGGCGCCCAACAAGGGCGTGCGCGTACGGAACTTGACCGCGGCGGACCTGGAGGAGAGCTACCCCGTCCGAGCGGGCCTTGAGGCCATCGCCGCCGAGCTCGCGGCGGAGAGCCTGGCCGTGGACTGCTCGGCCCTGGAGCCCCATGTCGAAGCCCTGTACGAGGCGGACCGGGCCGCCGACGGCACCTCGCAGGTGCGGCACACGGTCGGTTTCCACCGGGAGTTGGTGCGGGCCGCGCACAACTCCGTGCTGCTGCACACCTGGGAGGGCCTCGGCATCGAGGTCTTCACCGCGCTTTCGATCCGATGGCTCGGGACGGTGCAGCAGTCGTACGCGGAGGAGCACGAGGCACTGGTCTCGGCGTTCCGGCGGCGTGATCCGGCCATCGCCGAGCTGGTGAAGGCGCACGTCCTGGGCTGCGCGCCGCGCGCCTGA
- the sucB gene encoding 2-oxoglutarate dehydrogenase, E2 component, dihydrolipoamide succinyltransferase: MAVSVSLPALGESVTEGTVTRWLKAEGERVEADEPLLEVSTDKVDTEIPSPAAGILASIKVAEDETVEVGAELAVIDDGSGAPAAESAPAAEPAQAEAPAPAAEAPAAPAPAAEAPAAPAAPAGGASGTDVTLPALGESVTEGTVTRWLKEVGEEVAEDEPLLEVSTDKVDTEIPSPVAGVLLEIVVGEDETAEVGAKLAVVGAPGAAPAAAAPAAPAAPAAEKPAPAAPAAPAPAPAAPAAPAAAAPAPAQPAAPAAPAPAAPAPAQPAAPAPSAPAAPAAPASPADDGAYVTPLVRKLANEHGVSLSDVKGTGVGGRIRKQDVIAAAEAKKSAPAPAAAGSAAAPAASKAPALEASPLRGQTVKMTRMRKVIGDNMMKALHSQAQLTSVVEVDITKLMKLRAKAKDAFAAREGVKLSPMPFFVKAAAQALKAHPVVNARINDDEGTITYFDSENIGIAVDAEKGLMTPVIKGAGDLNIAGISKKTAELAGKARGGGLTPDDMSGATFTVSNTGSRGALFDTVIVPPNQAAILGIGATVKRPVVINHPDLGETIAVRDMTYLSLSYDHRLVDGADAARYLTTVKAILEAGEFEVELGL; encoded by the coding sequence ATGGCGGTTTCCGTATCCCTTCCGGCGCTCGGCGAGAGCGTCACCGAGGGCACTGTCACCCGTTGGCTGAAGGCCGAGGGCGAGCGCGTCGAGGCCGACGAGCCGCTGCTCGAGGTCTCGACCGACAAGGTCGACACCGAGATCCCCTCCCCTGCCGCCGGCATCCTGGCCTCCATCAAGGTCGCCGAGGACGAGACCGTCGAGGTCGGCGCCGAGCTGGCCGTCATCGACGACGGCAGCGGCGCCCCCGCGGCCGAGTCCGCCCCGGCCGCCGAGCCCGCGCAGGCCGAGGCTCCGGCCCCGGCCGCCGAGGCCCCCGCGGCTCCGGCTCCCGCCGCCGAGGCCCCGGCCGCTCCGGCCGCCCCGGCCGGTGGCGCCTCCGGCACCGACGTCACGCTGCCCGCACTGGGCGAGTCGGTCACCGAGGGCACCGTCACCCGTTGGCTGAAGGAGGTCGGCGAGGAGGTCGCGGAGGACGAGCCCCTGCTCGAGGTCTCCACGGACAAGGTCGACACCGAGATCCCCTCCCCGGTCGCGGGCGTGCTGCTCGAGATCGTCGTGGGCGAGGACGAGACCGCTGAGGTCGGCGCCAAGCTCGCCGTCGTCGGCGCTCCCGGCGCGGCTCCGGCCGCCGCCGCTCCGGCTGCCCCGGCCGCTCCGGCCGCCGAGAAGCCGGCTCCGGCCGCCCCCGCCGCGCCGGCCCCCGCACCGGCCGCCCCGGCCGCGCCCGCCGCTGCCGCTCCGGCTCCGGCCCAGCCCGCGGCTCCGGCCGCTCCGGCTCCCGCCGCGCCCGCCCCGGCGCAGCCCGCCGCCCCGGCCCCGTCGGCGCCTGCCGCGCCTGCCGCTCCGGCCTCCCCGGCCGACGACGGCGCGTACGTCACGCCGCTGGTGCGCAAGCTCGCCAACGAGCACGGCGTGAGCCTGTCGGACGTCAAGGGCACCGGCGTCGGTGGCCGCATCCGCAAGCAGGACGTCATCGCGGCCGCCGAGGCCAAGAAGTCCGCCCCGGCTCCGGCTGCCGCCGGTTCTGCCGCCGCTCCGGCCGCTTCGAAGGCCCCGGCCCTGGAGGCCTCTCCCCTCCGCGGCCAGACGGTCAAGATGACCCGCATGCGCAAGGTCATCGGCGACAACATGATGAAGGCGCTGCACTCGCAGGCCCAGCTCACCTCGGTCGTCGAGGTCGACATCACGAAGCTGATGAAGCTGCGCGCCAAGGCGAAGGACGCGTTCGCGGCCCGTGAGGGCGTCAAGCTCTCCCCGATGCCGTTCTTCGTCAAGGCCGCCGCCCAGGCGCTGAAGGCCCACCCGGTCGTCAACGCCCGGATCAACGACGACGAAGGCACCATCACGTACTTCGACTCGGAGAACATCGGCATCGCCGTTGACGCCGAGAAGGGTCTGATGACGCCGGTCATCAAGGGTGCGGGCGACCTGAACATCGCCGGTATCTCCAAGAAGACCGCCGAGCTGGCCGGCAAGGCCCGTGGCGGTGGCCTCACCCCGGACGACATGTCCGGTGCCACCTTCACGGTCTCCAACACCGGTTCGCGCGGTGCCCTGTTCGACACGGTCATCGTGCCGCCGAACCAGGCCGCGATCCTGGGCATCGGTGCCACGGTGAAGCGTCCGGTCGTCATCAACCACCCCGACCTCGGCGAGACCATCGCCGTGCGGGACATGACGTACCTCTCGCTCTCCTACGACCACCGTCTGGTGGACGGCGCGGACGCCGCCCGCTACCTGACCACGGTCAAGGCCATCCTTGAGGCCGGCGAGTTCGAGGTCGAGCTCGGCCTGTAG
- the lpdA gene encoding dihydrolipoyl dehydrogenase, with product MANDASTVFDLVILGGGSGGYAAALRASQLGLDVALIEKGKVGGTCLHNGCIPTKALLHAGEIADQAREADQFGVKATFEGIDMAAVHKYKDDVISGLYKGLQGLIASRKVTYIEGEGKLSSPTSVDVNGQRVQGRHVLLATGSVPKSLPGLEIDGNRIISSDHALTLDRVPKSAIILGGGVIGVEFASAWKSFGSEVTVVEGLKHLVPVEDENSSKLLERAFRKRGIKFNLGTFFEKAEYTQDGVRVTLADGKTFDAEVLLVAIGRGPVSQGLGYEEQGVAMDRGYVLVDEYMQTNVPTVSAVGDLVPTLQLAHVGFAEGILVAERLAGLKTVPIDYDGVPKVTYCHPEVASVGITEAKAKEIYGADKVVALKYSLAGNGKSKILKTAGEIKLVQVKDGAVVGVHMVGDRMGEQVGEAQLIYNWEALPAEVAQLIHAHPTQNEAMGEAHLALAGKPLHSHD from the coding sequence GTGGCGAACGACGCCAGCACCGTTTTCGACCTAGTGATCCTCGGCGGCGGTAGCGGCGGTTACGCCGCGGCACTGCGCGCGTCGCAGCTGGGCCTGGACGTCGCCCTGATCGAGAAGGGCAAGGTCGGCGGTACCTGCCTGCACAACGGCTGCATCCCCACGAAGGCGTTGCTGCACGCCGGTGAGATCGCCGACCAGGCTCGCGAAGCCGATCAGTTCGGCGTGAAGGCCACCTTCGAGGGCATCGACATGGCGGCCGTCCACAAGTACAAGGACGACGTGATCTCCGGGCTCTACAAGGGCCTGCAGGGACTCATCGCCTCGCGCAAGGTGACGTACATCGAGGGCGAGGGCAAGCTTTCCTCCCCGACCTCCGTGGACGTGAACGGCCAGCGCGTCCAGGGTCGCCACGTGCTGCTCGCGACCGGCTCCGTGCCGAAGTCGCTGCCGGGCCTGGAGATCGACGGCAACCGCATCATCTCCTCGGACCACGCCCTGACCCTGGACCGCGTGCCGAAGTCCGCGATCATCCTGGGCGGCGGCGTCATCGGCGTCGAGTTCGCCTCGGCGTGGAAGTCCTTCGGGTCCGAGGTCACCGTCGTCGAGGGCCTCAAGCACCTCGTGCCGGTCGAGGACGAGAACTCCTCGAAGCTTCTTGAGCGCGCGTTCCGCAAGCGCGGCATCAAGTTCAACCTCGGCACCTTCTTCGAGAAGGCCGAGTACACGCAGGACGGCGTCCGCGTGACCCTCGCCGACGGCAAGACGTTCGACGCCGAGGTGCTGCTCGTCGCCATCGGCCGCGGCCCGGTCTCCCAGGGCCTCGGCTACGAGGAGCAGGGCGTCGCCATGGACCGTGGCTACGTCCTCGTCGACGAGTACATGCAGACCAACGTCCCGACCGTCTCGGCCGTGGGCGACCTGGTGCCGACCCTCCAGCTCGCGCACGTCGGCTTCGCCGAGGGCATCCTGGTGGCGGAGCGCCTGGCCGGTCTCAAGACCGTCCCGATCGACTACGACGGCGTGCCGAAGGTGACGTACTGCCACCCCGAGGTCGCCTCCGTGGGCATCACCGAGGCCAAGGCCAAGGAGATCTACGGCGCGGACAAGGTCGTCGCCCTCAAGTACAGCCTGGCGGGCAACGGCAAGAGCAAGATCCTCAAGACCGCGGGCGAGATCAAGCTCGTCCAGGTCAAGGACGGTGCCGTGGTCGGCGTCCACATGGTCGGCGACCGCATGGGCGAGCAGGTCGGCGAAGCCCAGCTGATCTACAACTGGGAAGCGCTGCCGGCCGAGGTCGCCCAGCTCATCCACGCCCACCCGACGCAGAACGAGGCGATGGGCGAGGCTCACCTGGCCCTCGCGGGCAAGCCTCTCCACTCCCACGACTGA
- a CDS encoding leucyl aminopeptidase, translating to MTALTLSTAAASGLRADAIVIGVAKGGKGPVVAAGAEAVDKAYDGKLASVLETLGASGAEGEVTKLPAPSGFKAPVVLAVGLGTVPEKDETYGTDALRRAAGTAARALSGSKKAAFALPAEDAEDTGAIAEGALLGAYSFDAYKENGSAKGKNGKDAKGPLAEIALLGGKPRDKAYKTAVERAIAVSEELNRARDLINTPPNDLNPEAFAAVASAAGKEHGIKVQVLDEKALTKGGYGGILGVGVGSEAPPRLVKLSYTSSKAKKHLAFVGKGITYDSGGISLKPAGHNETMKCDMAGAAAVFAAVVSAARLGLEVNVTGWLALAENMPSGSATRPGDVLRMYSGKTVEVLNTDAEGRLVLADAIAKASEDAPDAIVDVATLTGAMMMALGSRTFGIMANDDAFRAAIHDASEEAGEPSWPMPLPEHLRKGMDSPTADIANMGERMGGGLVAGLFLQEFVGEGITWAHLDIAGPAYNEGGAFGYTPKGGTGTAVRTLVRLAERTAAGDLG from the coding sequence GTGACTGCTCTGACTCTCAGCACCGCCGCCGCGTCCGGCCTCCGTGCCGACGCGATCGTCATCGGCGTGGCGAAGGGCGGCAAGGGCCCGGTCGTCGCCGCCGGCGCCGAAGCCGTGGACAAGGCGTACGACGGCAAGCTCGCGTCCGTCCTGGAGACCCTCGGTGCCTCGGGCGCCGAGGGTGAGGTGACCAAGCTGCCCGCGCCGTCCGGCTTCAAGGCGCCGGTCGTCCTCGCCGTCGGCCTCGGCACGGTGCCGGAGAAGGACGAGACGTACGGCACCGACGCCCTGCGCCGCGCCGCCGGTACCGCCGCGCGCGCCCTGTCCGGCTCGAAGAAGGCCGCGTTCGCGCTGCCCGCCGAGGACGCCGAGGACACCGGTGCGATCGCCGAGGGCGCGCTGCTCGGCGCGTACTCCTTCGACGCCTACAAGGAGAATGGTTCCGCCAAGGGCAAGAACGGCAAGGACGCCAAGGGCCCCCTCGCCGAGATCGCCCTCCTCGGCGGCAAGCCCCGCGACAAGGCGTACAAGACCGCCGTCGAGCGCGCCATCGCCGTGTCCGAGGAGCTCAACCGCGCCCGCGACCTGATCAACACCCCGCCGAACGACCTGAACCCCGAGGCCTTCGCCGCGGTCGCCTCCGCGGCCGGCAAGGAGCACGGCATCAAGGTCCAGGTCCTGGACGAGAAGGCGCTCACCAAGGGCGGCTACGGCGGCATCCTCGGCGTCGGTGTCGGCTCGGAGGCCCCGCCGCGCCTGGTGAAGCTCTCGTACACGTCGTCCAAGGCGAAGAAGCACCTCGCCTTCGTCGGCAAGGGCATCACGTACGACTCGGGCGGCATCTCGCTGAAGCCCGCCGGTCACAACGAGACCATGAAGTGCGACATGGCCGGTGCCGCCGCCGTCTTCGCGGCCGTCGTCTCCGCCGCGCGCCTGGGCCTCGAGGTGAACGTCACCGGCTGGCTGGCGCTCGCCGAGAACATGCCGTCCGGCTCCGCGACCCGCCCCGGCGACGTCCTGCGGATGTACAGCGGCAAGACCGTCGAGGTCCTGAACACGGATGCCGAGGGCCGCCTGGTCCTGGCCGACGCGATCGCCAAGGCGTCCGAGGACGCCCCCGACGCGATCGTCGACGTGGCCACGCTGACCGGCGCCATGATGATGGCGCTCGGCAGCCGCACCTTCGGCATCATGGCCAACGACGACGCGTTCCGCGCCGCGATCCACGACGCTTCCGAGGAGGCGGGCGAGCCCTCCTGGCCGATGCCGCTTCCCGAGCACCTGAGGAAGGGCATGGACTCCCCCACCGCCGACATCGCCAACATGGGCGAGCGCATGGGCGGCGGTCTGGTGGCCGGTCTCTTCCTCCAGGAGTTCGTCGGCGAGGGCATCACCTGGGCGCACCTGGACATCGCGGGTCCGGCCTACAACGAGGGCGGCGCGTTCGGCTACACCCCCAAGGGCGGCACCGGCACCGCGGTCCGCACCCTGGTCCGCCTCGCCGAGCGGACGGCCGCGGGCGACCTCGGCTGA
- a CDS encoding adenosylcobinamide-GDP ribazoletransferase, with product MPRTSPADGLRFAFGTLTALPVRVTKWDREAARAGMLCAPAAGLVVGLCSAALGGALMALGAGPLLAAVATAAVPAALTRGLHLDGLADTADGLGSARPAEDALRIMKQSDVGPFGVITLLFALLAQVAVLFQLYEASWTRGALAAAVSAAAARLALTLAARRGVPPARPEGLGAAVAGTVPHGAALLAVGLVTALAALAAVPFGPHGSVRYAAAVVLALCAAELLLRHCVRRFGGVTGDVFGALAETAATTALVVLAFG from the coding sequence GTGCCCCGAACCTCCCCCGCCGACGGCCTGCGCTTCGCCTTCGGCACCCTCACCGCGCTCCCGGTCCGCGTCACCAAGTGGGACCGTGAGGCGGCCCGCGCCGGGATGCTCTGCGCCCCGGCGGCCGGTCTCGTCGTCGGGCTCTGCTCGGCCGCGCTCGGCGGTGCGCTCATGGCCCTGGGAGCGGGCCCCCTCCTGGCGGCCGTGGCGACCGCCGCCGTTCCCGCGGCGCTGACCCGAGGCCTCCACCTCGACGGCCTCGCGGACACCGCCGACGGCCTCGGCAGCGCCAGGCCCGCCGAGGACGCGCTGCGCATCATGAAGCAGTCCGACGTCGGCCCCTTCGGCGTGATCACGCTGCTCTTCGCCCTGCTCGCCCAAGTGGCCGTCCTCTTCCAGCTGTACGAGGCCTCATGGACCCGGGGCGCGCTCGCCGCGGCCGTCTCGGCGGCCGCGGCCCGCCTCGCCCTCACCCTGGCCGCCCGCCGCGGTGTCCCCCCGGCCCGTCCGGAGGGGCTCGGGGCGGCGGTTGCAGGAACGGTTCCGCACGGCGCGGCCCTGCTCGCCGTGGGGCTCGTCACCGCGCTGGCCGCGCTCGCCGCCGTGCCCTTCGGGCCGCACGGGAGCGTGCGGTACGCGGCTGCCGTCGTCCTCGCCCTCTGCGCCGCCGAGCTGCTCCTGCGGCACTGCGTGCGCCGCTTCGGCGGCGTCACCGGCGATGTCTTCGGCGCTCTGGCCGAGACCGCGGCCACGACGGCCCTGGTCGTCCTCGCCTTCGGCTGA
- a CDS encoding phosphatidylglycerol lysyltransferase domain-containing protein → MGDEQSAAGRRRRLAAAFSVWYLRAVTFINFLSAVWVSLGQDLRRHNTENYFTPYLLTAGFASGAFTMFLAITMRRRKRAAWILNLVLSGLFLLLFAFAMIFPEIRGYAQNWISLALTAAFVASLVVGRREFYAKGDRSNPKLAAAVAVGGLLVTSLIAALLVTVTNRAHDDYRSTFLDRWRYGTMRLVSLAADDRRFEGITTPGWVNVSINVLSTLLLLAVLYAAFRSRRAVDPLTEDDERKLHELLDRYGERDSLGYFALRREKSAVWSQSGKAAVVYRVVGGVSLASGDPIGDPEAWPGAIEPWLADAREHGWIPAVMGASEEAGTIYARHGLDALELGDEAIVETDEFTLEGRAMRTVRQAYNRVKRAGYEVRIRRHEDIPADEMAYLIKRADDWRDGATERGFSMALGRLGDPADGRCVMLECTDGEGELRAVLSFVPWGPNGLSLDLMRRDRDSENGLMEFMVIELLQRAAEIDITQVSLNFAMFRSVFERGSRLGAGPVLRLWRSLLTFFSRWWQIESLYRANAKYRPIWEPRFLLFEKSGDLPRIGIASARAEGFLEAPGLPGGSLPVRAKPRTWGRLHRKHLESRR, encoded by the coding sequence ATGGGAGATGAACAATCTGCTGCCGGGCGCCGTCGGCGTCTCGCCGCGGCCTTCAGCGTCTGGTACCTCCGCGCCGTCACCTTCATCAACTTCCTGAGCGCGGTCTGGGTCTCCCTGGGGCAGGATCTGCGGCGGCACAACACCGAGAACTACTTCACGCCCTACCTGCTCACCGCGGGCTTCGCGTCCGGTGCGTTCACGATGTTCCTCGCGATCACGATGCGCCGCCGCAAACGCGCCGCCTGGATTCTCAACCTCGTGCTCAGCGGGCTCTTCCTGCTCCTCTTCGCGTTCGCGATGATCTTCCCGGAGATCCGCGGGTACGCGCAGAACTGGATCTCCCTCGCCCTGACCGCCGCCTTCGTCGCCTCGCTGGTAGTCGGGCGGCGGGAGTTCTACGCCAAGGGCGACCGCTCCAACCCGAAGCTGGCCGCGGCCGTCGCCGTCGGCGGGCTGCTCGTGACCTCGCTGATCGCCGCGCTCCTGGTCACCGTCACCAACCGCGCGCACGACGACTACCGTTCGACCTTCCTCGACCGCTGGCGCTACGGCACGATGCGCCTGGTGTCCCTGGCCGCCGACGACCGGCGGTTCGAGGGCATCACCACGCCCGGCTGGGTCAACGTCAGCATCAACGTGCTCAGCACCCTGCTCCTCCTGGCCGTCCTGTACGCCGCGTTCCGCTCGCGCCGGGCGGTCGACCCGCTCACCGAGGACGACGAGCGCAAGCTGCACGAACTGCTCGACCGGTACGGCGAACGCGACTCGCTCGGCTACTTCGCGCTGCGCCGCGAGAAGAGCGCCGTGTGGTCGCAGAGCGGCAAGGCGGCGGTCGTCTACCGGGTGGTCGGAGGCGTCTCGCTGGCCTCCGGTGACCCCATCGGCGATCCGGAGGCCTGGCCCGGCGCCATCGAACCCTGGCTCGCCGACGCCCGCGAACACGGCTGGATCCCCGCCGTGATGGGCGCGAGCGAGGAAGCGGGCACGATCTACGCCCGGCACGGCCTTGACGCCCTCGAACTGGGCGACGAAGCCATCGTCGAGACGGACGAGTTCACCCTGGAGGGCCGGGCCATGCGGACGGTCCGTCAGGCGTACAACCGGGTCAAGCGGGCCGGTTACGAGGTGCGGATCCGGCGCCACGAGGACATTCCGGCCGACGAGATGGCATACCTCATCAAGCGCGCCGACGACTGGCGGGACGGGGCCACCGAGCGGGGCTTCTCGATGGCGCTCGGGCGGCTCGGGGACCCCGCGGACGGGCGGTGCGTGATGCTCGAATGCACCGATGGGGAAGGGGAGTTGAGAGCGGTGCTCTCCTTCGTGCCGTGGGGGCCGAACGGGCTCTCGCTCGACCTGATGCGGCGCGACCGCGACTCCGAGAACGGCCTGATGGAGTTCATGGTCATCGAGCTGCTCCAGCGCGCCGCCGAGATCGACATCACTCAGGTCTCCCTCAACTTCGCGATGTTCAGGTCGGTCTTCGAACGTGGCTCCCGGCTCGGCGCGGGCCCGGTCCTGCGGCTGTGGCGCTCCCTGCTCACCTTCTTCTCGCGGTGGTGGCAGATCGAGTCGCTGTACCGCGCCAACGCGAAGTACCGCCCGATCTGGGAGCCCCGCTTCCTTCTCTTCGAGAAGAGCGGCGACCTGCCGCGCATCGGCATCGCGTCGGCCCGCGCGGAGGGCTTCCTGGAAGCGCCGGGCCTGCCAGGGGGGTCCCTCCCTGTTCGAGCGAAGCCGAGAACTTGGGGGCGGCTGCACCGCAAGCATCTGGAGTCCCGACGATGA